In Haliaeetus albicilla chromosome 2, bHalAlb1.1, whole genome shotgun sequence, a single genomic region encodes these proteins:
- the MIOS gene encoding GATOR2 complex protein MIOS, protein MSGSKPDILWAPHHVDRFVVCDSELSLYHIDSAVSSELKAGSLRLSEETTATLLSINSDTPYMKCVAWYPKYDPECLLAVGQANGRVVLTSLGQDHNSKSKDLIGKEFVPKHARQCNTLAWNPLDSNWLAAGLDKHRADFSVLIWDISSKYAPETAVATEKVRLSAGDPEAGLVVTKPLYELGQNDACLSLCWLPRDQKLLLAGMHRNLAIFDLRNTSQKIFVNTKAVQGVTVDPYFHDRVASFYEGQVAIWDLRKFEKPVLTLTEQPKPLTKVAWCPTRTGLLATLTRDSNIIRLYDMQHTPTPIGDETEPTIIERSVQPCENYIASFAWHPTSQNRMVVVTPNRTMSDFTVFERISLAWSPVTSLMWACGRHLYECTEEGKASSLEKDIATKMRLRALSRYGLDTEQVWRNHLLAGNEDPQLKSLWYTLHFMKQYTEDMDQKLTGNKGPLVYAGIKSILKSSLGTTENLRHSRSGSDRQADIIQYLSEERSLALQLCGWIKKGTDLDVEPFLNSLEQEGDWERAAAVALFNLDIRRAIQILNKGASSGKGDLNLNVVAMALSGYTDEKNSLWREMCSTLRLQLNNPYLCAMFAFLTSESGSYDGVLYENNVAVRDRVAFACKFLNDAQLNRFIEKLTNEMKDAGNLEGILLTGLTKDGVDLMESYVDRTGDVQTASYCMLQGSPSDVLKDERVQYWIENYRNLLDAWRFWHKRAEFDIHRSKLDPSSKPLAQVFVSCNFCGKSISYSCSAIPHQGRGFSQYGVSGSPTKSKVTSCPGCRKPLPRCALCLINMGTPVSSCPGGSKSDEKVDLSKDKKLAQFNNWFTWCHNCRHGGHAGHMLSWFRDHTECPVSACSCKCMQLDTTGNLIPAETVQA, encoded by the exons ATGAGTGGCTCCAAACCTGATATTCTGTGGGCCCCACACCACGTTGACAGATTTGTTGTATGTGATTCGGAATTGAGCCTTTATCACATTGACTCTGCTGTAAGTTCAGAACTCAAGGCAGGGTCCTTGCGGTTATCGGAAGAAACTACAGCCACGCTTTTGTCAATAAATTCAGATACTCCGTATATGAAATGTGTGGCTTGGTATCCAAAGTATGATCCTGAATGTCTCCTTGCTGTTGGACAGGCCAACGGTCGAGTGGTACTTACTAGCCTCGGTCAAGATCACAACTCAAAATCTAAAGATTTGATAGGCAAAGAGTTTGTCCCTAAACACGCACGGCAATGTAATACCCTTGCATGGAACCCACTAGATAGTAATTGGCTTGCTGCTGGGTTAGATAAACATCGGGCTGATTTTTCAGTATTGATCTGGGATATCAGTAGCAAATATGCCCCAGAGACTGCAGTTGCTACAGAGAAAGTAAGACTTTCAGCAGGAGATCCGGAAGCAGGACTGGTCGTAACAAAGCCACTGTATGAATTAGGACAGAATGATGCTTGTCTTTCTCTCTGTTGGCTTCCACGGGATCAGAAGCTGCTTTTAGCTGGAATGCATCGAAATCTAGCTATCTTTGATCTGAGGAACACAAgccaaaaaatatttgtaaacacCAAGGCTGTCCAAGGAGTGACTGTTGATCCCTATTTCCACGATCGTGTAGCTTCCTTCTATGAAGGTCAGGTTGCCATATGGGATTTAAGAAAGTTTGAAAAGCCTGTTTTGACCTTGACAGAGCAACCAAAACCCTTAACAAAAGTTGCGTGGTGTCCAACAAGAACTGGACTGTTAGCTACTTTAACAAGGGATAGTAATATCATTAGACTGTATGACATGCAGCATACTCCCACCCCTATTGGAGATGAAACTGAGCCAACAATAATTGAAAGAAGTGTCCAACCGTGTGAAAACTACATTGCTTCATTTGCCTGGCATCCCACGAGTCAAAATCGAATGGTGGTAGTGACTCCCAATAGGACTATGTCTGACTTCACAGTTTTTGAAAGAATTTCTCTTGCATGGAGTCCAGTGACATCCTTAATGTGGGCTTGTGGACGACATTTATATGAGTgtacagaagaaggaaaggctAGTTCCTTGGAAAAAGACATAGCAACCAAAATGCGGCTCAGAGCTCTGTCAAGGTATGGTCTTGATACTGAACAAGTTTGGAGAAATCACCTCCTAGCGGGAAATGAAGATCCTCAGCTGAAATCGCTTTGGTACACTCTGCATT TTATGAAGCAGTATACTGAAGATATGGATCAAAAACTTACAGGAAACAAAGGTCCCTTAGTTTATGCTGGCATTAAATCAATTCTGAAGTCATCTTTGG GAACAACAGAGAACCTCAGGCACAGCAGGAGTGGATCTGATAGACAAGCAGATATTATTCAGTATCTGAGTGAGGAGAGATCCTTGGCTTTGCAGCTCTGTGGGTGGATAAAGAAGGGAACAGACTTAGATGTGGAACCTTTTTTAAATTCGTTGGAACAGGAAGGAGACTGGGAGCGAGCTGCTGCTGTAGCACTTTTCAACTTGGACATACGGCGAGCAATACAAATTCTAAATAAAGGGGCTTCCTCGGGAAAAG GTGATCTGAACCTTAATGTAGTAGCAATGGCTCTGTCAGGCTACACGGATGAGAAGAACTCACTTTGGAGAGAAATGTGCAGTACTCTAAGACTGCAGCTGAACAATCCCTACTTGTGTGCTATGTTTGCTTTCCTGACAAGTGAGTCTGGTTCATATGATGGTGTTTTG TATGAAAATAATGTAGCTGTACGAGACAGAGTGGCATTTGCTTGCAAGTTCCTCAACGATGCTCAG ctgaaCAGGTTTATTGAAAAGCTGACGAATGAAATGAAAGATGCTGGGAATTTGGAGGGAATACTGTTAACCGGGCTGACAAAAGATGGAGTCGACTTGATGGAAAGTTATGTTGACAGAACGGGCGATGTCCAGACAGCAAGCTATTGCATGCTACAG GGTTCTCCATCAGATGTACTTAAGGATGAGAGGGTTCAGTACTGGATCGAGAACTACAGGAATCTTTTGGATGCTTGGAGATTTTGGCATAAACGTGCAGAATTTGATATCCACAGGAGTAAGCTGGATCCCAGTTCAAAGCCTTTAGCCCAG GTGTTTGTGAGTTgcaatttctgtggaaaatcaATCTCTTACAGCTGTTCAGCTATTCCTCATCAGGGGCGAGGTTTTAGCCAATACGGAGTTAGCGGTTCACCAACTAAGTCAAAAGTTACAAGCTGTCCTGGTTGCCGTAAACCCCTTCCTCGCTGTGCACTTTGCTTGATAAATATGGGAACACCAGTTTCCAGCTGTCCAG GAGGATCCAAGTCAGATGAAAAAGTGGATCTTAGCAAAGACAAGAAGTTAGCCCAGTTCAACAACTGGTTTACTTGGTGTCACAACTGTAGGCATGGTGGACATGCTGGACATATGCTTAGCTGGTTCAG GGACCATACTGAGTGCCCGGTTTCTGCTTGCTCCTGTAAGTGTATGCAGCTGGATACAACAGGGAATCTCATTCCAGCAGAGACTGTCCAGGCATAA